The Prionailurus bengalensis isolate Pbe53 chromosome E2, Fcat_Pben_1.1_paternal_pri, whole genome shotgun sequence region GAGGAGGGATGAGGTTGGACTTGTAGGGTACCGGGGCTTTTTCCCAAGGGCACCGGGGAGTCATTCATGGTAGGTTTTGTACAGGGTAGTGACAGGGTCAGGTTTGTGCTTGAAGACCCTTCTGGCTGTGATGTGCAGGATTGGTGGAAGCAGGCACGGCTGGGGCAGGGTGGTGGAAGGACAGACAGGTGACACTTGGACAGATGGCTGCAGTGGAGTCACTTTGGATATCTCTTCAATCAGCCTGGCTTTGTAAGGATCTAGGTGAGCCCtgttcaatagaaatataatgcgaGCCGTATGGGTAATTTAAAAtcttctagtagccacattttttaaaaagtcaaaagaaagagatgaagttaattttaagtaatttatttaaattatatcctaagtattatcattttaacaggtaactaatatttaaaaagcattattgaaagtatttaatattctttccttGTACTAAGTCTGAGtcagatttggggcgcctggttggaaAGGCTGAATGGAGAGGTCCATTTGGACACACAGCTTGAGCCTTGAATGCCAAGCCCAGAGGCTTAGACTCAGTGCCGCGACAGAGGTGGGGAAGGCGGGTGGGAAGGCATCGCAGAGTTCTGCCATTTGTTTTTCAAGGATGATGTGATCCCGCTTCCCAGTTTCCCCCACTGGAAATCTCGGTCTCCAGGGTTCCCAACCAAACCTGGGCACTCAGATCTTTCTGCCCGGTTCCTTCTGCCCTCAATCCTGAAGCTGCCCGGCCCTTTAAATCTCAACTGTCAATCGGGGCTCCTGTTTAGAGGGAAAGCCGTGTAATGTACCTATCCCTGAATACCATGGCCTCTGTCCTGGCCTTGATCCTCCGTTTTAGCAAGAAGTTGGGAATTGTTCTACGCTCTCTTACACTCCGCTGTTTCCACACCCCCTTCACCTCTCGCCTACTCCTCCCTCTTTCGAAGTTAGGCCCCTTCGCCAAGCCATTCCTTATATGGGCATGGCCCCGAACGGCAGCCGCTCATTGGCTGGGGGCGTCACGCGCGCGTCTGTCAACAAAGGGGCGGAGAGAAAGTAGTCGCGCGCCACCACGCGACGTCCGGAGAGAAGGAGTGAGGGGGCGGGCCCTCTTCACTTGTGCGCGCATGCGTATGTGCTGCCTCCCGCCCCCGCCGCAGGGGGGCGGGGCTCGAGGGTGAGGGCCCTTTGGGGGCGTGTCTAGGTTTCGGGGGTCGTCCGAATGGGGGGGCAGTTCAAAATTTGGGGCTCCCTTCGCGGTTAATCGTTATTTGGGGGCTTGAGAAAGTGTTTGCGTGGGTGTGGGGGATACTTGGGGTTCCCTTGAGCTTAGGGGGAGCCTtggggtttgggtttgggttctTCCGTAATGTGGAACTTTCGGTTGTATTGTAGGGGTCTCCTTTGTGGTTTGAGATGTCTGGTGGGTTTGCGATTTGAGGAGCTCACGGAGAGACttaggaacaaaataaagaatccaGGGGTACCGATGctggagccagaatgcctgggCTTTCGCCGCCTCAACTTCTTCCTACCTGTCTGACCCTCGATTTGGGGTTAAACCTGTCTGTGTCTCATCTGGACACAGGAACTAATTAATACGCTAACCTGCTTCATCGGGACCGAGGAGGATTAGCAGGAATTGTTACAACAGTATCTAATAAGCTCCAGCGAACACGCAATAAGCACGTGTCAGTTGTGAGGATTCTTTGGGAGCATTTGGGGGTTTGGGagactttgaaaaatataaggtTTGGGATTAGTCTTATGTGTTAGGGAGCTTTTATGTTTtaggttggtttttttgttgttgttgttttggtttttgtttttcagtcgaAGGGCTTGTGTGGAATTAGGAAATACATATAGAGGTTTAGAAAGTATTTGAAGGGGAGTATAGGATTTCAGGAGACTCCTCTTTTTGGGGGTATCTGTGAGGTTGGGAAATCACTGTGAATGTCGGAGTCCTTGGTAGACATGGGATTTGCGAGGGGTTCCTTGAGATTGGAGCCTTCTGTGCTGGAGGGGATATTTATAGGTTTAGGAATTTAAATTAGGTTTGGAGAGAGTCTGGATATTTGGGGGAAGGCATATATTCTGAAGATAAGGGTAGGGTCTGAATGGAGGATTTTAGAGGGTAGCCAGTTGTAGAGTGATCTGTAGAGCATCTATAGAAAATGGCATTTGCTATGTTTGTGTGTCTATTCCTGGGCATTTGGATGTATTGATGAATGGTAGACTTCATCCTCTATAGGTTTTAGGGGTTGTATGGTGATTCTTGTTTGAAACAAAGAACTGGGATTTCAGCAGGGGTTGTAAGTATTTGAGGGGAAGGTGGGATCATGGATTATGAGGGGTAAGTATTTTTAGGATTAGGACTCTCTTTGTGACTGGTGTCTGTGGGTGTTTGGAGGCTGTCTGGATTTTGAACGCTGTCCACAGGACCACGAAATGATGGAATTTTTAGTGGCGTCTGTGGAATTGCCTGAATTTAGAATTCAGGACCCCTGGAATAGTCTGTAGTGCAGGGGTCAGCtgactttttctataaagggccagatagtgaGTATTTTAGACTTTGCAAGGCCGTATGTCCTCTGTTGCAACTCTTCTGCCATTGTAGTATGCAAGCAGCCATAGATAGATGAGCatgtttcagtaaaactttatttgcagagACAGGCAatgggctgtagtttgctgacccctggtctatGGGCACGTGGGAGGTTGGAGGTTTGGGGAGGTTGGAGGTTTGGAGAGTATTTTGGTTTCAAGATGCCTGGAGGGAGATGGGCCCAGGGAACAATTGAGACGGAGGGATGTGCTGCCTGGTGGTCCTGCAGTGCAAAGCGGTCACGTCAGACTCAGTGGCAGAATCGTCCCCAGAGTAGGTCATGCACAAAGTCGTCGCAAAATAAAACGGTCGTCATTAAGAGAGCCCTGAATTGAAAAGTCCCGAAACCAAGTTTGAGGGCCTGGTGTTACGCCAAGTAAACCCTTCCCCACTCAGTTGACCTGTGTCCACCAGAGCAGGCCTTCTTATCCCAGAGGTCTGTGGCCTGTGCCTAACGGAATTAATCACCTGCACGGCCTTGTGCGAGTGTGTGCGTTCTTTCTGGGCGAGGACACGCAGCTTTGAGGGTGTCTCAGGGAGCCCCACGACTTGCACAAAGTGAAGAGCCGATTTCTTAAGGGCCTGGCTGGCTGTGACCTTGGATTTTTCTCCCCTGCCCGGCCTACCTCATTCCTTCCTCCGTGGGCTCGAGGAGCCGTAGCGGTGGGTAGGGCTGGGAATTCTTGTCTTTTGAGGAACTGGCTGTTGGGTGagcaaggggacagaggaggaccTGTCAGTTGCTGCTTTCACTAGAGTCCAGGGTTATGGTAGCAGGAGGCCTCTGGGTCGTGAGTGAGGGCAGTCGGGCCACGGAGTATGACCTGCATGGTGGCGACAGGCTGCCGGCTCTGGTTACCTCCTGGGTGTTTAAAGACCGGCGCTCATCCACTCTGCAGCCCTCCCTTTGCTCACCTGTGCAGCGGGGCAGGAGTAGGGTTCTCAGTGGTCTAAGTTGGTCTGTCCCCTCAGGAGAGGTTGAGGCCGGGGTGGTAGGAGGAGGACAAGCTATTCCGCCACCTCCCCAACCTCCTCTTCCCTGTCTCCAGGTGGCCCGCGGAGCCTCCCCTGACCATCCAGGCAGGTCCTGAAACGCGGTGAGCCCCGGCCTGTCTGCTACCGTTTCCCAGGATGGACCGCAGCGGCCTCCTGCCCTTCCAGCTCTGGTGCCCCCGGCCCTTTGGCACCTACTCCCAGAACCAGCCGCGCCCGCCTGCCGCGGCCCTCAAGCCATCAGCCTGCCCAGAGCCGGGCAGCGGGGCCGAGCCAGACCACGGGCCTGCCCACTCAGAGAACACCCCGCCCGCCTTGGCCACGGaggcccctgcctcccagcctgccCCGCTCCTCTCCGCAGCAGCTGCTGGCGATGAGGGGCGAGTCCTGCTGGACACGTGGTACGTGATCAAGCCCGGGAATACAAAGGAGAAGGTGGCCTTCTTTGTGGCCCACCAGTGTGGTGGGGGCAGCCGGGCCAGCTCCATGAAGGTCAAGGGGCACTGGGGCAGTGACAGCTCCAAGGCCAAGCGGAGGAGGCGCTGTCTGGAGCCTACTAAGGCTCCACCGGACCCAGGGGGCCGAGAGGGGCCCCCTGCCACTGAAGGGGCCCCAGCCTCAGCTGGTGAAGATGTAGACCTGCTCTCTGTGGCTGAGATGGTGGCCCTGGTGGAACAGCGGGCCGCCCTGGCCCTGCAGAACTACCCACGCCCCGGCACCCCGGCGCCTGTGGTCTTCGTGTCGGCTGAGCAGGGTGGGCCTGCCAAAGGGCTGGGGTCCGAGCGGAGGTCTGGTGGCGGGGACTGCAGCCGCGTAGCTGAGGCAGTGGCCCACTTTGAGGCCCAGCGGGACAGCCCTCCAGCCAAAGGCCTCCGCAAAGAGGAGCGGCCTGGGCCCGGCCCAGGGGAGGTGCGCATCGCCTTTCGTATCTCCAACGGCCGAGAGCCCCGGGCGCCCGACGGCAGCTTGCCCAACGGGAGCAGCGGCCGGCCCGGTTGTGCCTACCCTGGCAGCCCAGGCCCCGGGGCCCGAGCCAAGGACAAGATCACCTGTGACCTGTACCAGCTCATCAGCCCCTCTCGGGATGCCCTGCCCAGCAACGTGGAGTTCCTTCTGGCTCGGGCGGATGAAGCCAGCGAGGGGGAGAGCCCGGTCCCTGCCAGGCCTGAGGACACTCCCCCggcgccccctccaccccctgcccggGACTGCGGCGCGTCAGGCTTCCACGTGGACGTGGTAGTGACGGGTGTGGTGGACGAGTGCATCTTCTTTGGCAAGGATGGCACCAAGAATGTGAAAGAGGAGACGGTGTGCCTGACGGTCAGCCCCGAGGAGCCGCCCCCACCGGGCCAGCTCTTCTTCCTCCAGTCCCGGGGTCCGGACGGGCCCCCCGAGCCGCCCCCAGCCGACTCCCCCACCACTGCGCCAGGCCCGGACGACGCTGAGGGGACAGCGGACACCTCCCTGTGCCGCCTGTATCGGCACGTGTCGCACGACTTCCTGGAGATCCGCTTCAAGATCCAGCGGCTGCTGGAGCCGCGGCAGTACATGCTGCTGCTGCCCGAGCACGTACTGGTGAAGATCTTCAGCTTCCTGCCCACGCGGGCCCTGGCGGCCCTCAAGTGCACCTGCCACCACTTCAAGGGCATCATTGAGGCGTTCGGTGTGCGGGCCACAGACTCGCGCTGGAGCCGCGACCCCCTGTATCGCGATGACCCTTGCAAGCAGTGCCGCAAGAGATACGAGAAGGGTGACGTGTCGCTCTGCCGCTGGCACCCGAAGCCCTACCACCACGACCTGCCTTACGGACGTTCCTACTGGATGTGCTGCCGCCGAGCGGACCGCGAGACGCCTGGCTGCCGCCTGGGTCTGCACGATAACAACTGGGTGCTGCCCTGCAACGGGCCGGGCGGGGGCCGGGCCGGccgggaggaagggaggtgaagccgggggaggggtggggggagagcccaccgtgcccacccctccccctgccccctgggaGCCCAGGGCCAGGACTGGGTCACCCTCCAGGCGGTGTTGATCCCCTTCCAGAACCGAGATGGGGTTCAGGGGGATGATTGAGAAGGCGCTCCGATCGACCAACCCCTATTGGTTTTCTACTCTTCAGACCCAGGGCCCGTGGACCCCTCGAGCAGGGTGGTTTTTATCAGCATCTCAATTTCTTCTCCGTTCAGCCCCAACACCCTCCTTGCCACTCTACACCCCAGGGACCCACCAGCAGGGAGCAGACGGCAGCTAATTTTGGTACTACTTAAGGGTTCCCCCATTCTGGCCCCCTTCtgctgcaccccccgcccccatcccatGCCAGCCAGTTCTTTGTCTCTGGAGCTGTGTTCTCCCAAGAGGCTGCAGCATGCAAAGCCAGTATCTCTCCTGACCTGCCACACCAGGGCTCACCTCCTCTTTAGGAATTGGGGGCCATCAGATCACAGATCAGATGTGGCACTTTTCATGGCAACCTGCCATTTCTAGATGTTTTCcccattaaaacaataaaaaaaaaaaaaaaaatcactgttttcttCTTAACCTAAAGCTACCAGTCTCTTCGCTTCccctaaagaagagaaaataaagctaaaatataaaaattccccATCTCCCATTATTTAAACTATTGCCATcgcttctcttcccccccccccccaaaaaaaaaaaagctgtgaagCCCTTTGCCTCGCTCTTGACAGCGTGGGGGGCCGGTGGGCAGGGACTGTGGGTTTGAATTTCCCGattgtttttccttccattctgggTACTTGTTCAGGCATTGGGGtctctccagccccagccacGTGAGTTTCTTTAGAATCCTTTGGTCACCTGAGACCTCGATTTTCAGGCAGTTTGGTCTGGGGTATTCTCGTCTGttctgtttggggtttttttgtgggtttttttttttttttttttttttttttttcggttttgGATTTTCATCCTTGTGGTTCTGGAAGTTTCTGGCGTGTGGCATCTGACCAGTTTTGAATTGGTCCTTtctataaaatcaatatttataagGCTGGGCCCGGACTGGTTTGTGTGTTGTTTAGGGAGGGGgttggagaggggagggagccctgggccACTGCATGGTGAGCTGGAAAAGACGGAGAAAAGAATCGTTAGCCAAGTCCCTTAGCTTGAGATTGTTTTTGAGTCTCCTTCGTCTGTGTCCATTTGGATTCAAAAATCTCATCGTTATTCGTAGCCTAAACAagatagtttttaatttctttagaagTCCGGGATGGGCAGGTACGGTGGCCCTGAAGTCATCAGGAACCCAGGCTGCTTCCGGCTCACTATTCTTTGGCTGTGGCCCCCATCCTCATGGTCTAAGATGGCTGCTAGAACTCCAGCCATCATTATTTTGCAGGAAGAGAAGACTCCTTCCTCCCAGAACTACTGCACCATACAACATTTCGTTAGTCACAGCTTAAGCCACACGGAAGGGctgcaagggagactgggaaatgttGTGCCTTAGCTGGTACATCATgcccaacaacaaaaaacctgttTTACTAAAGACTCCTGTGTTTCCCATAATTGAAGCTTTAAAATCCTCACTTATTTACTAAATAAGAAGACGAATTCAGTCATTGAAACAATTCAAgtataaaggaagagagaagaatggaTATTGAGAGCCAATTAACAGTCTCTGACATTCTCATCAGGGTATAAAAATGGCCAGAGAGACTAGGATACATCACGGTCGTTATTTAATACTTAGATTTTGGAATCAAAGAGAGCTGGGTTTGAGTCTTGGCTTGGCTTTGTGGGCCAGTTTTCTGGAGGGAGACACCACATTATTTGGATTCTTCTGCTGAAAACAGGTAGTTCAAAAAATCGTAAAAGCATCAAATAGCCAATATAATACAGTTAAAGGACACATCACGCCAGAAATTTAAGGGAAAGGTACATGGGGCATGGAAGCTACTTTTGCTCTGAGGGCATTTGCTTATGCCAACAAACTTGAGTTTCCTATTTGTAATCTTGTAGGGACAAGCAGACAGAAGTCAAGGCCAAGCCTGCCCAAGGTGGGAAATCTCACAGGAGCTGGGATCCCACCAAACTACAAGCTCCAGTAAGGATGACCCAGAAGACTGCAGAGAAGATGTTCTAAACActgaggggaggggcgcctgggtggctctgtcagtgaagcacctgactttggctcaggtcatgaccccacggttcgtgagttcaagccccatgttaggctctgtgccgacagctcagagcctggaggctgtttgagattctgtgtctccctctctcaaaaataaacattaaaaaaaaaattttttttttaaataacactgagGGGAGCACAAgaccaaaggagagaaaaaagcgGACCCCAAGAATTCATGGACACAGGCTGGCCCTTGGCTCAGGTTTGTGGCCCAGGTTTGTATCATCTGTGTTGCAGGGTACTTCTTAGCTGAGACGTCTGGCAGAAACAAACATAAATCCTCTGGGGTAAGGAACTGTCATCTAGAATGCCCACAAGTGATTTTTCAGACAATGACTAGTAGACAGTCACAGACAACAGCAGAAGCAGACTCACAAAGGCTTCACAGGGTGAACCGGTCAGGCACAGGTTAGAATACAGGtatccccccccttccccaaagTTCAAGTTAATTCACCTCACCTTTACACAAGACCTGCATTAGTACGGTAACGGCtcttttcataaaagtgaaaatctttcCTTTAGTGAAAATAGGTACCAGTGTAGGTCTTTTTGTAAAAGTGGTGGGACATGAACTTTTGGAAACCAGGGGATACTCTTTGTGGCTTATAGGTTTCATAGGATTGCTCTATACAAGAGCTTGGAaatctggggggtggggagtgggcggAAAGAAGccacaggagcgcctgggtggcttagttggttaagcgtccaactaagCTCATGTCCCGATCTCACgactggtgagttcgagccccacactgggctctgtgttgacagctcacagcctggagcctgcttcggattctgtgtctccctctctctctgcccctcctccactcatgtgcatgcatgctcactctctctctcaaaaataaataaacatttttaaaaagggggggtgggggagaggggaaaatgggtgatgggcattgaggagggcacttgctgggataagcactcggtgttgtatgtaagcgatgaaccacaggaatctacccccaaaaccaagagcacgctttacacactgtatgttagccaatttgacaacagaTTATATTAGTAacaataacaggaaaaaaaaagagccacagaCTCAATAACCCAAAGTAAAAACTCAATAGCTGGGCTAAACAGCAAATAAGACAAGACTGATAAAAAGATTTGTTGAACCAGAGCTAGGTCTGAAAAGTTAGCACAGAGACaaaaaagagacacacaaaaaaaatatgaaagaatgtcGTGGAAAATACAATGTCTAACATACTCAGTTGACCTTCTAGAATCAGAAGAGACAATGGTACAAAGATAATATTTAAAGACAGGATGGCGAATCCCAGACTGATGACTGACACCAACAAGCCCAAATAGTTATAAGCAGAgcgaattaaaaaaaagtgccccTAGACACGTTGCATGAAAGTGTCCGGCTACGTGACCTATAGCCATTGATTTCTCTGAAGCTGTTTGTTCAAGTGCAAAATGAGAATACTGACCCTTCTTCGAAAGATCGATGTGTGAGTCATCGGCACCTGGATTGCTCAACAGGTGTACTTCAGATAAACCTAGCGGCCCCTCCAGAGTTGTAAAACCGGAAAGCCCCTAGTTTGGGGGACAAGTGGGAGCTGCGGAAGACACCTGGCCAAGCATCAGcagcctcatctgtgaaatggggctaagGATCCCTGTCCCCGATTCAAGGGTGAGATGTGCATCAGGCCTCCCTGCCCGGTGCCTGGTACTCAGTACACCCCACTAGGAGGTCTTGCAGGAGACGTAGAGAGCCCGGGGTGTGTAACTGAACACACGGCTCCCTGTCTCTAACACCGAGGTGATGGTCTCCCCTCCCTTGGGGATGGCAGTGAGGCTAAGGGGAGATGAAACCCTCTCGAATGCTTGGCACTGTGGGTAACACacaagaaatgaacaaacaggaGCCGTGCCTGTGGCTTGAGATCCAGGCCACCTGGCTGTTGATAGAAGACACAGAACTTCCATTTCTAAACTCGACTGGTGCCATGTCCACCTGTAAGAGGCCACCAGTGTCCCCCCCAACCCCGCTCTAACTTGCAGTTAATTATGCGACAGGAGGAGCTACTTTTTGTCAACCATCTGTTGGGCCGGCACAGGTGATTTCTGGGAGATGAGACATGGGGTTAAGAGTGCAGTTGTGGGTGAGAACGTGGGCTCTGTAAACAACGGGGTATCATTCTCAGCCCTAGCCACTTCCTTTGCAAAATGAGAACCGAAATTGTACCTACCTCAGGACTTGGGCGGTGACTCCATGAGCCAACCTGTGTAAAGTGCTCATggcgcctggcacacagcaggcgccAGATGAAGgtcagctactgtggaaaaccaCGAACGAGGacctatttctcctctctcatttgatATCCTGGGTTTCAGCCTGTGAGTTTTCTGGAGTCTTCTCCAGCCCCGCGCTGGCTCGGAAGGCCAGTGCTCACCTTCACTACGTAACTGCCTGCCGGGACTCCATCAAAGTCACAAAAccagcaggcacagagcccggcagAGGACTCCCTTTCTAGGCACCCTCCACGTTACGGTTTTCTTTTGAGTAGGTTTGCTAAGCTGTCGGGAACGCACCTTAAGGACAGTGTGTCTCCCCCAGCTTTATGGGGGATGGGAAGGCTTCCTCGGGTGCTCATTGCAAAGTCCCAGCCCCTCTCTGGAGTTCTGATTCAGCAAGTTTGGGTGgtagttggggcggggggggaacgGGGGGAACCTGGgattctgaattttttaataaGCACTCCAGTTGAGCATGAATATTAGGTAGGGTTGGGAAATACGTCCTCAACTGGAGTTGCAGTGACCCCCCACCTTCTCACACTCCCACACccacaacagaaagacaaaggatgGTTTGGTAGGCCTGGTGGGCAGTGAATCAAGGTCCGTCTTATTCCCTCCACGGACACACTCAAACTTGCCAAAACCGAGTGTTTCCCAATGTGACTTCTGAGGTACCC contains the following coding sequences:
- the FBXO46 gene encoding F-box only protein 46, translated to MDRSGLLPFQLWCPRPFGTYSQNQPRPPAAALKPSACPEPGSGAEPDHGPAHSENTPPALATEAPASQPAPLLSAAAAGDEGRVLLDTWYVIKPGNTKEKVAFFVAHQCGGGSRASSMKVKGHWGSDSSKAKRRRRCLEPTKAPPDPGGREGPPATEGAPASAGEDVDLLSVAEMVALVEQRAALALQNYPRPGTPAPVVFVSAEQGGPAKGLGSERRSGGGDCSRVAEAVAHFEAQRDSPPAKGLRKEERPGPGPGEVRIAFRISNGREPRAPDGSLPNGSSGRPGCAYPGSPGPGARAKDKITCDLYQLISPSRDALPSNVEFLLARADEASEGESPVPARPEDTPPAPPPPPARDCGASGFHVDVVVTGVVDECIFFGKDGTKNVKEETVCLTVSPEEPPPPGQLFFLQSRGPDGPPEPPPADSPTTAPGPDDAEGTADTSLCRLYRHVSHDFLEIRFKIQRLLEPRQYMLLLPEHVLVKIFSFLPTRALAALKCTCHHFKGIIEAFGVRATDSRWSRDPLYRDDPCKQCRKRYEKGDVSLCRWHPKPYHHDLPYGRSYWMCCRRADRETPGCRLGLHDNNWVLPCNGPGGGRAGREEGR